In Aulosira sp. FACHB-615, the DNA window CATATTTTTGGCGAAACATGCCAATCATCCGGGGTAATAAATAAGTCCCGGTGGTTTGAGATGCACCGACAATTAAAGTCCCACCTTGGAGATTTTGTAGATCCTCAATGGCGCGACAGGTTTCTTGGCACAGACTGAGGATTTTTTCGCCGTAACTTAACAATAGATGTCCAGCTTCGGTTAATTGGGCGCGACGGCCGCCACGGTCAAATAAAGGGACATCTAGTTGCCGTTCCAGGTTCTGCACTTGCAAACTCACGGCAGGTTGGGAGACATACAAGCTATCAGCAGCACGCTTGAAGCTCCCTTCTTGTGCGATCGCTTTCAGGATACGTAACTGATCTAAAGTGAAAGGAAGGTCAGACATAAGGTTCAACCCACAAACTTTGAAAGGAGCAGAGTTGGCAATACATCGGCTTTGATCACCAAAAAGTAAAAAATGATTTATTCCATCTTCAAATCGGAAGACTTGACTCGAAAAAAAACAGTACTACTGCATCTTCGCGCAAGTCCCCTGTTGAATACTTTGTGTTATTGGTTGTACTGTATTAACTTTTGTTTAAATAACTTCACCCATGTCTACGATGCCTAATCCTTTGTTTACTCCCAGTCATTTTGTCATGTTGGGGTTACAATTTGCTTTTGCGATCGCCCACAGTGGCGGGGCTGCGCTACGTCCATTGGCTGAGAAGCACATAGGAGCAAGGCTTTATCGCATTTTGTTTGCATTAGTTAGTTTACCGTTGGCTGTCATCTTAATTACTTACTTTTTTAACCATCGTTATGACGGCTGGCAACTTTGGCAGGTACAAGGAGTCCCAGGAATACAAGCTGTAGTTTGGGTGTTGTCAGCAATTTCGTTTTTATTTTTGTATCCTGCCACCTTCAATCTACTAGAAATTGCTGCTATTCAAAAGCCCCAAGTTCATTTGTATGAAACTGGGATTATCCGTATTACCCGTCATCCCCAGATGGTAGGACAAGTTATTTGGTGTTTCGCCCATACGCTGTGGTTAGGGACAAGCTTTACTTTAGTCACATCTTTGGGATTAGTCTTACATCACCTATTTGGAGTTTGGCATGGCGATCGCCGCTTATCCCAACGCTACGGCGAAGCTTTTGAACTTGTCAAACAAAGAACTTCCATCATCCCTTTCCAAGCTATTCTGGATGGTCGTCAGTCTCTGAAATGGCCAGAATTTATCCGCCCTGCTTATTTAGGAGTAGCAATTTTTGTTGGTCTACTGTGGTGGTTACATCCACTGTTGATCGTAGCAACTAGTAAAATAGAATGGTGATTTTTACTGATCCCAGCTATCAACAAAAAATCTGCGTAAATGCCAATTTCAGCTTATCAATTGCTGCCAAATCAATGTAGGATCAAATCAAATAGTTGTCAGTGGGGGGAAGCTTAACCAGTTTGATCTTCATATAGTGGTAAGTCGCTGGTCATAAGTCTTAGTTGAGATTTTCATGGCACAGTCTTCTCAACACCCTCGATGAAAGCGGCAATCAGGAGTTAAAAAAATCTAAAGGCCACCGTGAAAGTCGTGCTGGCTTTTTTATCAGAGTTAAAATCAAAGCGGCAGTAATTTTTTAATCATCTTAAATCCTGAATGCTAACTCATAGATAGGTGCTGACTAAGTTGCCAATTCTTCCTGCTGATAGCTAGTTTGATATTAAAACCCTATAATTTTCGAGGCATCATGGTGTTGTCGGTTAGTGAGCGGACATTTACTCAAGAAGTTTTAGAATCTCCAGTACCTGTTTTAGTGAATTTTGAAGCACCTTGGTGCGGCCTATGCCGTATCATCCACCCTTTGTTATTGCAATTTAAATCTCAATGCGGGGAGCAAATTAAATTGGTGGGAGTGAATGCAGATGAAAACTTCAAACTATCCAATACTTATCGTCTCAAGTCACTACCTACTTTACTTTTAGTAGAAAACGGCATTATCCGACATCGCCTAGAAGGTTTTCGTGGCAGAGACGATTTACGTCTGGCTCTAGAAGAAATCAAGCTCACTTACACCAACTGTTCTAAAACATACAACCACTCCCAAACAGCCGATTTAGAATGTCGGACTGCATAATATAGCGTGATTTGTCAATGGTCAATAGTTGATGATCATTAGTGAAAGATGCTATTGACTTCAGCCAAATCTAAAACCATGCTTAATTACCCCGCCCAATTACCTTTGGGTGGGGTATTTTATCATCAGGGGTGTGTGTCACAATTATTAACAGTTCCGACCAGGACAGTTGCCTGCGG includes these proteins:
- a CDS encoding NnrU family protein; the protein is MSTMPNPLFTPSHFVMLGLQFAFAIAHSGGAALRPLAEKHIGARLYRILFALVSLPLAVILITYFFNHRYDGWQLWQVQGVPGIQAVVWVLSAISFLFLYPATFNLLEIAAIQKPQVHLYETGIIRITRHPQMVGQVIWCFAHTLWLGTSFTLVTSLGLVLHHLFGVWHGDRRLSQRYGEAFELVKQRTSIIPFQAILDGRQSLKWPEFIRPAYLGVAIFVGLLWWLHPLLIVATSKIEW
- a CDS encoding co-chaperone YbbN, encoding MVLSVSERTFTQEVLESPVPVLVNFEAPWCGLCRIIHPLLLQFKSQCGEQIKLVGVNADENFKLSNTYRLKSLPTLLLVENGIIRHRLEGFRGRDDLRLALEEIKLTYTNCSKTYNHSQTADLECRTA